The Neisseria macacae ATCC 33926 genome contains the following window.
CTTTATTTCAGACGACCACTGAGGCGGAAAAAACATACGTCGGGCGGGTGTGCGGGAATGGGGTGCGCATTTCGGTTATACTGTCGCCCGACGTTCACAAATCAAAAATCCTACCATGCTGAAAAAAATGTTGAAATGGTTTGCGGTATTTTTTGTTGCCGTTGCCGCCGTGTTCGCCGCCTTGCTGTTTGTTCCCAAAGACAACGGCAAAGCATACCGCATCAAAATTGCCAAAAACCAAGGCATCTCTTCCGTCAGCCGTACGCTTGCCGAAGACGGAGTCGTTTACAACCGCCATGTGCTGGTCGCAGCCGCCTACCTGATAGGCGCACACAACAAACTCAACGCCGGCTCGTACCGCCTTCCTTCCAACATTTCCGCCTGGGGTATTTTGCAGAAAATCCGCAACGGCAGACCCGATGCTGTTACCGTTCAAATCGTCGAAGGTTCGCGTTTTGCCACGATGCGTAAAATCATCGATAACACCCCCGACATCGAACACAAAACACGCGGCTGGAGCGATGCGGAACTCATGCAGGCAATTGCCCCCGACGCGCTCAGCAGCAATCCCGAAGGTCAGTTTTTCCCCGACAGCTATGAAATCGACGCAGGCAGCAGTGATTTGCAAATCTACCAAACCGCTTATCAAACCATGCAACGTCGTCTGAAAGATGCTTGGGAAGATCGCCAAAGCGGATTGCCCTACAAAAATCCGTATGAAATGCTCATTATGGCGAGCCTGATTGAAAAAGAAACCGCCCACGAAGACGACCGCGCCCATGTTGCTTCAGTATTCGTCAACCGCCTCAACATCGGCATGCGCCTGCAAACCGACCCGACCGTGATTTACGGCATGGGAAGCGCGTACAAAGGCAAAATCCGCAAAGCCGACCTCCAGCGCGATACGCCGTATAACACCTACACCCGCAGCGGCTTAACCCCGACCCCCATCGCCCTGCCGAGCAAAGCCGCCCTTGAAGCCGCCGCGCATCCGTCGAATGAAAAATACCTCTATTTCGTCTCCAAAATGGACGGCACCGGCTTGAGCCAGTTCAGCCATAATCTGGAAGAACACAATGCCGCTGTACGCAAATATATTTTGAAGAAATAGGTTGAACTGAGCTTCAAAAGCATAAAGGTCGTCTGAAAATCTGTAAAACCGGTTTTCAGACGACCTTTTGTCTCAGGACGATTTAGAACAGATTTTTCTTGTTTATCTTTATCAAGTTATTTTATTTTCATTGCTACTGCAAAATAAAAAGCGGTCTGAAACCTTATTTGGTTTACAGACCGCTTTTATTATTTATGCCTTATCGGGTAGGCGGTTTGGCGTATCCGTCATCGGCGGGAAAGGCTTGAGGTTCATTTCTGCTGCGGTTTGGGTCGTACAGTTCGAAAATTGCAGTGCCGATTACACCCGTATTGCGGATGGAGCCATTATCCGAGTTGGCGGCATAAGAGTCGCGGGGGCTGCTGAAGACAAACGACGCCACCGCGCTGCTGCTTTTGCGGAAACCTTCGATTTCTAAAGAATCATGAGGATACAAGACATAACCGTCGGCGTATTTGCTGGCCGATTTGCCTGAAATCACATCCAAACCATCAACGCTGGCTACGATTTCCAAGGTTTTGTTGCTGTTGTTTTGATAGACCAAACGGTATGCCTGTCCGTCTGTACCGCGCAGATAGTAGTTGCCTTTATCACGGAATATCGGCAGCAGGCTGCCATCGTCACCGCGTACAGACAATTCCACTTTGCCTGAAGCTAAAGCAATCGAATTGACGCTGCGGCCGCGATAATCTTTGGAAGAGTAGTTTAATACGCTTTGCGCCAAAGGTTCCTGACTGACACGGCGCAAATTTACGGAATGAACGGAAGATTCCACTTCATCGCCCCAGCTTGTTCCTAATTTCTCTGCCGCTTGCGCACTTTGACTCGGTACGGCTGAATTGGTGGCAGCAGGTGCTTCAACTGCTTGATGTGATTGTGAACAGGCTGCTAAAACGGCAGCCAGCAACACCGGCAGCCATAATTTAAATTTCATTTGAGGCATAATCGCTCCTACGATAAGGTGGATGATGGATAAACAACCTGAAATTATAGTAGATTAACTTTAAACCAGTACGGCGTTGCCTCGCCTTGTCGTACTATCTGTACTGTCTGCGGCTTCGTCGCCTTGTCCTGATTTAAATTTAATCCACTATACAT
Protein-coding sequences here:
- the mltG gene encoding endolytic transglycosylase MltG, translated to MLKKMLKWFAVFFVAVAAVFAALLFVPKDNGKAYRIKIAKNQGISSVSRTLAEDGVVYNRHVLVAAAYLIGAHNKLNAGSYRLPSNISAWGILQKIRNGRPDAVTVQIVEGSRFATMRKIIDNTPDIEHKTRGWSDAELMQAIAPDALSSNPEGQFFPDSYEIDAGSSDLQIYQTAYQTMQRRLKDAWEDRQSGLPYKNPYEMLIMASLIEKETAHEDDRAHVASVFVNRLNIGMRLQTDPTVIYGMGSAYKGKIRKADLQRDTPYNTYTRSGLTPTPIALPSKAALEAAAHPSNEKYLYFVSKMDGTGLSQFSHNLEEHNAAVRKYILKK